A genomic segment from Halomonas sp. GD1P12 encodes:
- a CDS encoding translocation/assembly module TamB domain-containing protein: protein MADVAKKKPRTKKRLSSGARTRLAVWSVIRLVILVPLWLFGLVALVLGAALSPWGTAQLFSQAEKRGYVSVEAQSGGLLDEFTLQGFRMNVAGVQVAIDDLELRWADDCLLSGRLCIDTLRAEGADIRLGASQNEPEPPPDNQPPLRITLPFPIELRELVLNDTAVTLGDGTRITVDSLTSAAIAEGQSVRLAPTELDQPRVYLPPSPGVRLTQGLETPLDATGIDGAIAVHTPPAPEPAEQEDSGVLVTEQGRTQLPDIMLPIDVIVEELAINDFALEGAVDYSVERLTLVGSAVEHDIAIDTFYVLTPDAEVNLDGTIRLAEEYPLDLNLATTLYLPERFPELSGNTVSLALSGSLAELEGELDTEGLVNVVLDASVDVLDPLFAFDMRLQTDELQWPLTPVEGSDAEPIRVEDLDLRASGNLEAFAVTVDAEGIDDTRLDGQVDLDDPSYPFDVRLQSERFQWPLNVPEDADTAAEPFVVQNLDLHASGSLEEFTVTLDADGVENTRLEARADIEDPNYPFTARLQSDRLQWPLITPEDANVTPWVVQNLDLRASGDINAYTLALDVEAEGPDVPLLSLNLQGSGDTGSFGWSTLALQIDESRLASQGRVNWANAITLDTTIRLDEFDPSHFVADLDGSLNGDIELGVLQQGERWLIDLPTLDIEGELRDYPLTLAASLRANSALEADIESLVFTQGNNRLTAQGRASQQALSIDADIALNQLQTIHPQLAGRLAGNVQARGSIEQPQINAALEGSDLRFADNAVERLSLDADISGIDDPRLDIDLLLDRVVAGGQTLQRLELTLEGLLSQHTLSLDVQGDDTSALQRAELALRGRFDQANQLYQANVTPLEIDSDAGDIRLESPLDLRYNLANGQARLSPFCLRRLEGGLVCSTETVNASADQGRALLTVREVPMEALEPFLPEEWRLNGDTTADLALSWSQGGARWQADVELLSELAITAVDGYGQPVRLPVINLDARIDANQANANASVVLSLSEAGRLALDLSVSDPIGQGGLNGELRASNIVLEPYLPLVAQLDELQGALNGTVSIGGTTAQPDLQGTLALRGVRARGPDIPIDVQDGELALRFDGGQGSIDGFIAAERGRLNISGDAYWPENEQWRAGVDLNAVQEPLLVVLPQFGRLEAAPNIRIRVNPERLQIRGNVDIPWARLEIGSLPASAITPSGDEIIITERDDREAERIARLRTANGEGPSAADELAAGGMEIDMLITLNLGDDMELSAYGLESNLAGSLEVRQDSGVLQLFGEVNLVDGRFQAFGQDLLIRRGQLLFSGPPGLPVLNFEAIRNPEVTQDDVIAGLRVTGTAEEPNVAIFSEPAMPENSALSYVLRGRAPDSSGGVDSALTTALIGMSLGRTGGAVGSIGEAFGINDLTLDTTGAGDESQVALSGQLTDDLRISYGVGIFSPIAELTLRYTLWRNFYVQVVTGTSQAVDLIYTFSRPGSPTILPPILPRQ, encoded by the coding sequence TTGGCAGACGTTGCAAAGAAAAAGCCGCGAACGAAAAAGCGGCTCTCCTCCGGCGCGCGTACCCGACTGGCCGTTTGGAGTGTGATTCGCCTGGTGATCCTCGTGCCGCTATGGCTGTTTGGCCTGGTCGCACTGGTACTGGGCGCGGCACTGTCGCCCTGGGGGACGGCGCAGCTCTTCTCCCAGGCCGAGAAACGCGGCTACGTCAGTGTTGAGGCGCAGTCCGGCGGTCTGCTCGACGAGTTCACGCTACAGGGCTTTCGCATGAACGTCGCCGGCGTGCAGGTGGCGATCGACGATCTCGAACTTCGCTGGGCCGACGACTGCCTGCTTTCCGGTAGGCTCTGTATCGACACGCTGCGCGCCGAAGGCGCCGACATTCGCCTGGGCGCGAGCCAGAACGAGCCGGAGCCGCCGCCGGACAACCAGCCGCCGCTTCGCATCACGCTGCCGTTTCCCATCGAGCTTCGTGAACTGGTGTTGAACGATACCGCGGTCACGCTCGGTGACGGCACGCGCATCACCGTCGATTCGCTTACCAGCGCCGCGATCGCCGAGGGCCAGAGCGTACGCCTGGCCCCCACGGAGCTTGACCAGCCCCGAGTTTACCTTCCGCCGTCGCCGGGCGTGCGTTTGACTCAGGGGCTCGAGACGCCGCTGGACGCCACCGGAATCGACGGCGCCATTGCCGTGCATACGCCGCCGGCGCCCGAGCCCGCCGAGCAGGAGGACAGCGGGGTGCTGGTCACGGAACAGGGCCGTACCCAGCTTCCCGACATCATGCTGCCGATCGACGTCATCGTCGAAGAGCTCGCCATCAACGACTTCGCCCTGGAAGGTGCGGTCGATTACAGCGTCGAGCGGCTCACCCTGGTGGGCTCGGCGGTCGAGCACGACATCGCGATCGATACCTTCTACGTGCTTACTCCGGACGCCGAGGTGAATCTCGACGGCACGATCCGGCTGGCCGAGGAGTATCCGCTCGATCTGAACCTGGCCACCACGCTCTACCTGCCGGAGCGCTTTCCCGAGCTTTCCGGCAACACGGTGTCGCTTGCACTGTCCGGCTCGCTTGCCGAGCTTGAAGGCGAGCTCGATACCGAGGGGCTGGTCAACGTCGTGCTCGATGCCAGCGTCGACGTACTCGACCCACTGTTCGCGTTCGACATGCGCCTGCAAACCGACGAGCTGCAGTGGCCGCTCACACCGGTGGAGGGCAGTGACGCCGAGCCCATTCGGGTGGAGGATCTCGACCTTCGCGCCAGCGGCAATCTGGAAGCCTTCGCGGTGACCGTCGATGCCGAGGGCATCGATGACACGCGCCTGGATGGGCAGGTGGATCTCGATGATCCGAGCTACCCCTTCGATGTGCGTTTGCAAAGCGAGCGCTTCCAGTGGCCGCTCAACGTGCCGGAAGACGCCGACACCGCCGCCGAGCCCTTCGTGGTGCAGAACCTGGATCTGCACGCCAGTGGAAGTCTCGAAGAATTCACGGTAACGCTGGATGCCGACGGCGTGGAGAACACCCGACTCGAGGCGCGCGCCGATATCGAGGACCCGAACTATCCCTTCACGGCGCGGCTTCAAAGCGACCGACTACAGTGGCCGCTGATCACGCCCGAGGATGCCAACGTCACCCCCTGGGTGGTGCAGAATCTGGATCTGCGCGCCAGCGGCGATATCAATGCCTACACCCTGGCCCTCGACGTCGAGGCCGAAGGCCCGGACGTGCCGCTTCTATCGCTGAACCTGCAGGGTAGCGGCGATACGGGCAGCTTTGGCTGGTCGACGCTTGCGCTTCAAATCGACGAGAGCCGCCTGGCAAGCCAGGGGCGCGTGAACTGGGCCAACGCCATTACGCTGGACACGACGATTCGCCTCGACGAGTTTGATCCGTCCCACTTCGTTGCCGACCTCGACGGCTCGCTCAACGGCGATATCGAACTGGGCGTGCTTCAGCAGGGCGAGCGCTGGCTGATCGATCTCCCTACGCTCGATATCGAGGGCGAGCTTCGCGATTACCCGCTCACGCTGGCGGCGTCTCTGCGCGCCAACTCGGCTCTCGAGGCCGACATCGAGAGCCTGGTCTTCACCCAAGGCAACAACCGCCTGACCGCCCAGGGCCGGGCGAGCCAGCAGGCGCTGTCGATCGATGCCGACATCGCGCTCAATCAGCTGCAAACCATTCACCCGCAGCTTGCCGGGCGTCTGGCCGGCAATGTTCAGGCGCGCGGCAGCATCGAGCAGCCGCAAATCAACGCCGCCCTCGAAGGCAGCGACCTGCGCTTTGCCGACAACGCCGTCGAGCGGCTTTCGCTTGATGCCGATATCAGCGGCATCGACGACCCGCGCCTGGACATCGACCTGCTGCTCGACCGGGTCGTGGCCGGTGGCCAGACGCTGCAACGCCTGGAGCTGACCCTCGAGGGCCTGCTTTCCCAGCACACGCTGTCGCTTGATGTGCAGGGCGATGATACCAGCGCCTTGCAGCGCGCCGAGCTTGCCCTGCGCGGACGTTTCGATCAGGCCAACCAGCTCTATCAGGCCAACGTTACGCCGCTTGAGATCGACTCTGACGCTGGCGATATTCGTCTGGAGAGCCCGCTGGATTTGCGCTACAACCTGGCCAATGGCCAGGCGCGGCTGTCGCCGTTCTGCCTGCGCCGGCTCGAAGGCGGGCTCGTGTGCTCGACAGAAACGGTCAACGCTTCGGCCGATCAGGGCCGGGCGCTTCTGACCGTGCGCGAAGTGCCGATGGAAGCGCTCGAGCCGTTTTTGCCCGAAGAGTGGCGTCTGAACGGCGACACCACCGCGGACCTGGCGCTCTCCTGGAGCCAGGGCGGTGCGCGTTGGCAGGCCGACGTCGAGCTTTTGAGCGAACTGGCGATCACCGCGGTCGACGGCTACGGCCAGCCGGTGCGCCTGCCGGTGATCAATCTGGACGCCCGGATCGACGCCAACCAGGCCAACGCCAACGCGAGCGTGGTGCTGTCGCTGTCCGAGGCGGGGCGTTTGGCGCTGGATCTGAGCGTGAGCGACCCGATCGGCCAGGGCGGGCTCAACGGCGAGCTGCGCGCCAGCAATATCGTGCTCGAACCGTACCTGCCGCTGGTCGCACAGCTCGATGAGCTGCAGGGCGCGCTCAACGGCACCGTTTCGATTGGCGGCACGACCGCCCAGCCGGATTTGCAGGGCACGCTGGCCCTTCGCGGCGTGCGTGCCCGCGGCCCGGACATTCCGATCGACGTTCAGGACGGCGAGCTTGCGCTGCGCTTCGACGGCGGCCAGGGCAGCATCGACGGCTTCATCGCCGCCGAGCGCGGCCGGCTCAACATCTCCGGTGACGCGTACTGGCCGGAGAACGAGCAGTGGCGGGCAGGCGTCGACCTGAACGCGGTTCAGGAGCCGCTTTTGGTCGTGCTGCCCCAGTTCGGTCGCCTCGAGGCGGCGCCAAACATTCGTATCCGCGTCAACCCGGAGCGACTCCAGATTCGCGGCAACGTCGATATTCCCTGGGCGCGGCTGGAAATCGGCAGCCTGCCGGCCTCGGCGATTACCCCAAGCGGCGACGAGATCATCATCACCGAGCGCGACGACCGCGAGGCCGAGCGCATCGCACGGCTGCGCACCGCCAACGGCGAAGGCCCGAGCGCGGCGGATGAACTCGCCGCCGGCGGTATGGAGATCGACATGCTGATCACGCTGAACCTGGGCGACGACATGGAGCTCTCCGCCTATGGGCTGGAATCGAACCTGGCGGGCAGTCTGGAGGTGCGCCAGGACAGCGGGGTGCTGCAACTCTTTGGCGAGGTAAACCTGGTAGACGGGCGCTTCCAGGCCTTCGGTCAGGATCTGCTCATTCGTCGCGGTCAGCTGCTGTTCAGCGGCCCGCCCGGGCTTCCCGTGCTCAATTTCGAGGCGATCCGAAACCCGGAAGTGACTCAGGACGACGTGATCGCGGGCCTCAGAGTCACCGGCACCGCCGAAGAACCGAACGTAGCGATCTTCTCGGAGCCGGCGATGCCGGAGAACAGCGCGCTTTCTTATGTACTTCGCGGGCGCGCCCCGGATTCCTCCGGCGGTGTCGACAGCGCCTTGACCACGGCGCTGATCGGTATGTCGCTCGGGCGCACCGGCGGGGCGGTCGGCTCGATTGGGGAGGCTTTCGGCATCAACGACTTGACTCTGGATACCACCGGCGCCGGTGACGAAAGCCAGGTCGCACTCAGCGGTCAGCTTACCGACGATTTGCGAATTAGCTACGGTGTGGGAATCTTTTCGCCCATCGCTGAACTAACCTTACGCTATACGCTTTGGCGTAATTTCTACGTCCAGGTGGTTACCGGCACGAGTCAGGCGGTCGACTTGATCTACACCTTCTCGCGTCCGGGCTCACCGACGATACTTCCACCGATACTCCCACGGCAATAA
- the msrA gene encoding peptide-methionine (S)-S-oxide reductase MsrA — MTLFSRTSGSLPGRDTPIKTSETHTVNGNALKGPIPDGFEEIVLGMGCFWGVERLFWQIPGVHVTAAGYAGGETPNPTYDETCTGRTGHTEVVRVVYDPDQVSLATLLRTFWEEHDPTQGNRQGNDIGSQYRSAIFTTTDAQREQAEQSRDAYQKALDEQGKGRITTDIYPLDRFYYAEGYHQQYLDKNPGGYCGLKGTGVTCAIG; from the coding sequence ATGACACTTTTTTCCAGAACATCGGGATCACTGCCAGGCCGTGATACGCCGATCAAAACAAGCGAGACCCATACCGTCAACGGCAACGCCCTGAAGGGGCCGATCCCTGACGGCTTCGAGGAGATCGTCCTCGGCATGGGCTGCTTTTGGGGCGTCGAGCGTCTCTTCTGGCAAATCCCCGGGGTACACGTGACCGCCGCAGGCTACGCCGGCGGCGAAACCCCCAACCCGACCTATGACGAAACCTGCACCGGGCGCACCGGCCATACCGAGGTGGTGCGAGTGGTCTATGATCCCGACCAGGTCTCGTTGGCCACGCTTTTGCGCACCTTCTGGGAGGAGCACGACCCGACCCAGGGCAACCGGCAGGGCAACGATATCGGTAGCCAGTACCGCTCGGCGATTTTCACCACGACCGACGCCCAGCGCGAGCAGGCCGAGCAGAGCCGTGATGCGTATCAGAAGGCGCTCGATGAGCAGGGCAAGGGGCGCATCACCACCGACATCTATCCGCTGGACAGGTTCTACTATGCCGAGGGCTACCATCAGCAGTACCTGGACAAGAATCCCGGCGGCTACTGCGGTTTGAAGGGCACTGGCGTGACCTGTGCGATTGGCTAA
- the gorA gene encoding glutathione-disulfide reductase, protein MQADFDYDLLVIGAGSGGVRAARTAAARGARVAIAEDRYLGGTCVNVGCVPKKLYAYASHFRDSFDDAAGYGWHLPDTPTFDWPTLRDNKSGEIKRLNGIYQRLLENAGVTLYNARATLKDAHTVSMSSAKGESEVSAAKILLATGGWPWVPDFPGSDLAVTSNEVFDLDTFPQRFLVLGGGYIAVEFASIFNGLGSETHLIYRRELFLRGFDDEVRAFTRDEMKKKGVNLHFDTNIERIERGDDGLNVTLTNGDTLTVDTVLVATGRRANVSGLGIEALGIELDDSGKIPVNERFETSVPSILALGDLIDSPELTPAAIAEAMQIVEHHFGETTPEPLDYERVPTAVFCQPNIGTVGLTEEAARERFANIRVYRTDFKPMKHTLSGSDERMLMKLVVDDESDVVVGAHIVGEEAGELIQNVGIAVRAGLTKADFDRTLGVHPTGSEELVTMREPSRT, encoded by the coding sequence ATGCAGGCTGATTTTGATTACGATCTCCTGGTCATTGGAGCCGGTTCCGGCGGCGTGCGCGCCGCGCGTACCGCAGCGGCTCGAGGCGCACGGGTGGCCATTGCCGAAGACCGCTACCTGGGCGGCACCTGTGTCAACGTGGGCTGTGTGCCGAAAAAGCTCTACGCCTACGCCTCTCACTTTCGCGACAGCTTCGACGACGCCGCAGGCTACGGCTGGCATCTGCCGGATACGCCGACCTTCGACTGGCCGACGCTCAGAGATAACAAGTCCGGCGAGATCAAGCGGCTAAACGGCATCTATCAGCGCCTGCTGGAAAACGCCGGCGTCACGCTCTATAACGCCCGGGCGACGCTCAAGGATGCCCATACCGTGTCAATGAGCTCTGCCAAGGGCGAAAGCGAGGTGAGCGCGGCCAAAATTCTGCTCGCCACCGGCGGCTGGCCCTGGGTACCCGACTTTCCGGGCAGCGACCTGGCCGTCACCTCCAATGAGGTATTCGATCTCGACACCTTTCCCCAGCGCTTTCTGGTACTGGGCGGGGGCTATATTGCCGTCGAGTTCGCCAGTATCTTCAACGGCCTGGGCAGCGAAACGCATCTGATTTATCGCCGCGAGCTTTTCCTGCGCGGCTTCGATGACGAGGTGCGCGCCTTTACCCGCGACGAAATGAAGAAAAAGGGCGTCAATCTGCACTTTGACACCAACATCGAGCGCATCGAGCGCGGCGACGATGGCCTGAACGTGACGCTCACCAATGGCGATACGCTCACCGTCGATACCGTGCTGGTGGCCACCGGGCGGCGTGCCAACGTCAGCGGGCTGGGGATCGAGGCGCTGGGCATCGAGCTCGACGACAGCGGCAAGATTCCGGTCAACGAGCGCTTCGAGACCAGCGTGCCCTCGATTCTGGCCCTGGGTGATCTGATCGATAGTCCGGAGCTTACGCCGGCGGCGATCGCCGAGGCGATGCAGATCGTCGAGCATCACTTTGGCGAGACTACACCGGAGCCGCTGGACTACGAGCGCGTTCCCACCGCGGTATTTTGCCAGCCCAACATCGGCACCGTTGGCCTGACCGAAGAGGCTGCCCGGGAGCGCTTCGCCAACATTCGTGTTTACCGTACCGACTTCAAACCCATGAAGCACACGCTTTCCGGAAGCGACGAGCGAATGCTGATGAAGCTGGTGGTGGATGATGAAAGCGACGTTGTGGTCGGCGCGCATATCGTGGGTGAAGAGGCGGGCGAGCTGATTCAAAACGTCGGCATTGCCGTACGCGCCGGGCTCACCAAGGCCGATTTCGACCGCACTCTGGGCGTTCACCCGACCGGCTCCGAGGAACTCGTCACCATGCGCGAACCCTCGCGTACCTGA
- the ectA gene encoding diaminobutyrate acetyltransferase, giving the protein MSMPTTPFTPSFDLARPTVADAVVGNEQTPLYIRKPNADDGWGIFELVKACPPLDVNSAYAYLLLATQFRDTCAVATNEEGEIVGFVSGYVKDNAPDTFFLWQVAVGEKARGTGLARRLIEAIMSRDELSAVHHMETTITPDNLASWGLFRRLAARWQAPLNSREYFSTEQLGGEHDPENLVRIGPFQTDHIV; this is encoded by the coding sequence ATGAGCATGCCTACAACGCCTTTTACCCCATCGTTCGACCTGGCGCGGCCGACCGTCGCTGACGCCGTGGTCGGTAATGAACAGACGCCGCTCTATATCCGCAAGCCCAATGCCGACGACGGCTGGGGTATCTTCGAGCTGGTCAAGGCGTGCCCCCCGCTGGACGTCAACTCTGCCTACGCCTATCTGCTGCTCGCTACCCAGTTTCGCGATACTTGCGCCGTGGCGACCAATGAAGAGGGCGAGATCGTCGGCTTCGTTTCCGGCTATGTAAAGGACAACGCACCGGACACGTTTTTTCTGTGGCAGGTCGCGGTAGGAGAGAAAGCGCGCGGTACCGGGTTAGCGCGCAGGCTGATCGAGGCCATCATGTCGCGTGACGAGCTCAGCGCCGTACACCACATGGAAACCACTATCACACCGGACAATCTCGCGTCCTGGGGGCTTTTTCGCCGCTTGGCGGCGCGCTGGCAGGCACCGCTCAACAGCCGCGAATATTTCTCCACCGAACAGCTCGGCGGTGAGCACGACCCGGAAAACCTCGTGCGCATCGGACCTTTTCAAACCGATCACATCGTCTAG
- the ectB gene encoding diaminobutyrate--2-oxoglutarate transaminase: MQTQTFERMESNVRTYSRSFPVVFTKAKNARLTDENGREYIDFLAGAGTLNYGHNNAHLKEAMIDYLASDGVVHGLDMWTAAKRDYFDTLNELIFKPRGLDYKVHLPGPTGTNAVEAAIRLARVAKGRHNIVTFTNGFHGVTMGALATTGNRKFREATGGIPTQGASFLPYDGYMGEHTDTLDYFEKLLADKSGGLDIPAAVIVETVQGEGGINVASLEWLKRLEGICHDHDLLLIVDDIQAGCGRTGKFFSFEHAGIKPDMVTNSKSLSGFGLPFAHVLMRPELDQWKPGQYNGTFRGFNLAMITATAALKKYWSNDTFERDVQRKGHIVEERFKTLAKRLSDNGMPATERGRGLMRGIDVVDGDIADAITGKAFEHGLIIETSGQAGEVVKCLCPLTISDEDLIEGLDILEKCVDAVISGQ; the protein is encoded by the coding sequence ATGCAGACCCAAACGTTTGAACGGATGGAATCCAACGTACGCACCTATTCGCGTTCGTTTCCCGTAGTATTCACCAAGGCTAAAAACGCCCGTTTGACCGATGAAAACGGCCGCGAATACATCGATTTCCTCGCCGGCGCTGGCACGTTGAACTACGGCCACAATAATGCGCACCTGAAAGAAGCGATGATCGATTACCTCGCCTCGGACGGCGTAGTACATGGGCTGGACATGTGGACGGCGGCCAAGCGTGACTACTTCGATACGCTCAACGAGCTGATCTTCAAGCCGCGTGGGCTCGACTACAAGGTGCACCTGCCGGGGCCGACCGGTACCAACGCCGTCGAAGCCGCCATTCGCCTGGCGCGGGTGGCCAAAGGGCGCCACAACATCGTCACCTTCACCAACGGCTTTCACGGTGTCACCATGGGGGCGCTGGCGACTACTGGTAACCGCAAGTTCCGCGAGGCCACCGGCGGCATCCCGACCCAGGGCGCAAGCTTCTTGCCTTATGACGGCTACATGGGCGAGCACACCGATACCCTTGACTACTTTGAGAAGCTGTTGGCGGACAAGTCCGGCGGGCTCGATATTCCTGCGGCGGTCATCGTCGAAACCGTGCAAGGCGAGGGCGGTATCAACGTGGCGAGCCTCGAATGGTTGAAGCGTCTGGAAGGTATCTGTCACGACCACGATCTGCTATTGATCGTCGATGATATTCAGGCGGGCTGCGGGCGTACTGGCAAGTTCTTTAGCTTCGAGCACGCCGGCATCAAACCGGATATGGTCACCAACTCCAAGTCGCTGTCCGGTTTCGGCCTGCCGTTTGCTCATGTGTTGATGCGTCCGGAGCTCGACCAGTGGAAACCGGGCCAATACAACGGCACGTTCCGCGGCTTCAACCTGGCCATGATCACCGCGACCGCCGCACTGAAAAAATACTGGTCCAACGATACCTTCGAGCGCGATGTTCAACGCAAGGGCCATATCGTCGAGGAGCGCTTCAAAACGCTGGCCAAGCGCCTGTCGGATAACGGCATGCCCGCCACCGAGCGTGGCCGTGGCCTGATGCGCGGTATTGACGTGGTCGATGGCGATATCGCCGATGCGATCACCGGTAAGGCGTTCGAGCACGGTTTGATCATCGAAACCAGCGGTCAGGCCGGCGAAGTCGTCAAGTGCCTGTGCCCGCTGACCATCAGCGATGAAGACCTGATCGAAGGCCTCGATATTCTGGAAAAATGTGTCGACGCCGTGATCAGCGGCCAATAA